The DNA region cttaatgaatttttattcatgagaatttaaaataatataagaagatttataataaatcatccATCTTACTcaaccaattaaattaaatccttAAACGATTGACCAAGCTTTAACAACACATTTAGATAtcttatttaatcaattaaattagatcTTTAAACTGTTGACCAACCTTTAACAACACATTTAGATGatgaaaaattaagttaaatgaAACATAATACCTTCTAGAAGTTACTAACAAGTTGTTTAAAGAGTGAAGATTGAGGAGCAATTCAACACCGTATGCATTGCATTTACATGAAGAGGCTAGCTAGGCTAAAAGCAAAGTAAAGTTGAGGATCTTGAATCTCTTACttttttggtgaattggattggATCAATCCTTTACTCTTTGATCTCAATTTCTTTAAAGAAATCAAGTTTACGTTTTGTCCAGTTACTGTCAATTTTTGAAGTCTTTAATATATTCAGAGTTGGATCTCTTCGGAGTTATAGGAATTGTGATGTCAACATAATTGGGATGTAAATCTCTACTTCCCTTGGATCCATCTCCCCTTTTTGCTGAAAACAAAAGGTACTATcacttttacaaaattattgtgCTTCAAATATATATCCTTCCTGCTATGAGGATAAAAATCCCAACATTGCTATGTTATGGCAAGATATGTAATTAGTGTATACCTATATTTTGCATGCTACACTATTTTCGGTGTTATTTTATAActattgcattatttttttcctcttacggTTAGAAAATTAACAATGAAGTGCATATGTAGAGTATGGACACGACACTACTACTCTTTACGTGTGATCTAGCATATGCTACTTTGCATTTTTGTTGTGGAGCAAACTTAATAGaacaggaagaaaaaaaaaagagaaacagaaagaaagagaatagaAGAGGGTAATATGTAGAAAACAAGAAGAATAACAGCATGAAATAGAGCAAGCAAAAAACATGGCATAATTGGTTATACACCTTTGCCTAGCTCATACAGATGCATCCTCTCTCACACAACTTCATTCGTTGGTCCAAACACGTCACATTAGATGATCTTAAGCTATGTAATTGAATAAGACATATCACACATGCCATCCCATCTGTTaccattcaaaataaaaaaagaaaatgatgctTCCAATTGAAGTCAGAGAATGGGATGGAAAATGTCACAACTCACAACCCAACCCAATCCAACATCAACGTCTACATTGTGGCCCATCATAAATGATTATGGGCAATTGTTTCCTGCACCTTTAAATTTGCTTCTTGCATTCTACATTGCGGCCCATCTCTCGAatgtaaaaatttgcattctGGATTACATTCGAGAGAGAGAAGCTAAtccataatataaaattacattctgGATAAGATTTTTTCAGAAGGTTAAAAGGGTGCAAGAAGCAATTATGGAGGTGCAAGAAGGTTAAAATTGGCCTTCCCTCCAACATAAATAGATTATCCCGAGAAGGAAGCGAATGTCGTCATCTCCATCTCGCCGCCTTCGTCGCCATAGTACCACGCCATGGCAGAGCTGAGGAGAATCTGAACCAGCATGTCGCTGAACTTCTCAAGAATCAAACTCATTAAATTCATAGATATTGTGTCCATTCTTCAAGTGCTCCTCGCACCCTCCCTTCCTCACAAAAACCAACTTTTCTTTGTGAGAGTTTTTTTGCACTTTCGTAAAAAGATATTAATCAACTATGCGCCAATGAGCAATGAGAGAGTGTCACATATGTTAGGAAATCAACCcagccaaaaaaataataaatcttaattttatgagaaaaaaattactcaaTTTTACTAGGACTAAATCTAAATATTTTGATgagaaatattaatgatattctCTTTCACCCTTTCTTTcgaatattattttcatattaaaagaaaaacatatttaaacataaaatataatagtatTTGTTATGCAAATACAAATAATTGCTTTAAAGAcatagtaaaaagttatcgaaAAGGAGATCCATTTGATTAGACCACAAAATTAAAACCCTAGTCCTAGAGTAGAGCTATAAACCTAGGCAGAACTAGAGATGATCGCTTTCATCTGGTACATAATATGACACGTGTCATTTTTTCATAGGAGGAGCTCCACAACATATGTGGACCAATTCTGAAAATAAGGTGCAGGCAGCACATGTGGGTCCAAACGGTTTCTCGCTTTCCCACTGGGGAACCGAATCAAACCATCTTTGCCACTTTCTCATGCAATGCCTATTAAACTTTCATTTCCTCAAAATTTTGGCCTTTGGAAATCCCAAAATGCCAACAATGTCCTTTCCTTTGAGACAAAGCCACCTCCTCCCTGGATGGTACCATGTCGACAATTGTCCACGTTTAGCCTCCACCATTttccatctaaataataaataggCAAATGGTTTggttttttgaatttaattgttcgcttctctttttctttttggtcaCTAATCACTTTAGTTTATGGTTGAAGCAATGAAGAGGTTGAGTATGGTGAAAACTCTGCAAGAGGAAGCCTCCTCTCAAATCAACAATTAGAACTATTAGAATATGCATTAAGGTGTAGGTCTCATTCCAACAtcaccaaaattaaaagttaaaacttagAAACGTGTTTTAGTACCAATCCCTCGTGCAATTTTCCAAAAATAGCATGTCCATTTTGTTTTGTATCCTGCCCCTTCGTAACAAATTCTACCAAAATAAACCCCTTTTAAAAGGTTGGTTTTATTCGTGTGACCCTCTTTTATGATCAAACGTACACTTGAATGACCAATACTTGATTCTCACCGCGCTTGTATTCACGTtcttattgaaaataatttatatttatatgaataataactaaattgtttttccttttaagaaaactaaattatttttctcgtttaaaaaattaaatttctaattaaaaatataataagcaTATGATTCAAACATGAATAAGGTGAAGTACTACAAtatctataatatttttcacCAACCAATCaaccaaacatatttaagccaatGAATAATCCTATCTTTCTAATATAAGATCAATTTGGCAAACTTCTTTGAGAAGAAAATTACAAACTTTctcatataacttttttaaaagataagaaaatatatacaaataaaattaatgaaaaaatcattttaatttataaaaaaaatattttatttttttttatttttttctcctaaaaTTACTTGTAGAGAATCTTTGCAAACAAACTCATAGATTTTGCTCCTggactttagtttttttttttttttaatgtgccCTTTTTAGTTCTAAGGCTGATTCTGGGTTAGAGCCTAAGAAAAATGCTATATTTCAGCATacatctattattattttacaaacaaTTTGCCTTAGTTAATTTGTCGCCGTTTAaacttgtatttttatgttgatctAACAAACCAAATTaccattcaaatgttttcttTTCAGCCATTGTTTTCTATACTTGTctctttcaataaatttatattgtttttttttataaaaaaaaaaacagtgttCGATCGTATTGCATTATCCAAATACCATATAAGATTTAACTAAGCTAAATTTTATCTGAaaacttataatataaaaacaaatgcaTCTTTCTCCATTCCTTTTGCAGACGTGTATTTGGAATTGATCTcgcaagaaattaaaaataaagaagatagGGGGgtttataatgtaaaattaataactattaCAAATTACATCTCCTCTTTTTAAGGTagctctttcttttttatttggggataaaaatgataaaaacaaagGTTACAAACCCAAAATGTtgcaacaatatatatatatatatatatatatatatatgcatatatattcaattaaactagcacaaaataaattatatttcagtTGTATACGATtgaggcttttttttttcttttaaaacaataaagttTTGAAGacttattttcttaataaacgaattttttttaataaaaaattctttagCTTATGTAATGTACATATGTTTCATTTTATAAGAGGTACACatataaatcattattttcatttataaaatatttttacttaaatttacacaatctaatttaaagtttaaaattttgatagttGACGCATTTTTTTTGAATGGGTAGTGGACACATTAtatcaatcaaattaataaacataaaaaataaaaacaatatgctgtaattcaaacgacatatttttataatattattttcaattttaaaagtatatattttttaatttattattgtataataaaaaaatagaaatctcattattaataatttaaaatatcttttatatagTACTTTGTTCTTAAGATATGTAAATTTGTCGCTATCtaagtatttataatattttcacaACGAACTTAATTATTAAACTTATTGGTTGCACTACCATACTAGTTAGGTGGAGTATGATGGGTATGAGATTACGAAAAACAAATATAGACATGCAACGGAGAAAACAAATATAGAAAGGGGTAATATAGACATTACATGCAACGGAGAAAACAAATATAGAAAAGGGTAATATAGACATTTCGCAAAAATCCTACTTAACAAATCTTGTAGGCGAGAGAATTTGGAGAATTGTCTTGTTGCAATCCGTGCACAGAAAATTCTtctaaagattttattttaaattttctcattATCTTTTATCACTAACAAACCACAGCAATCTATTTCCACGCGCCGCACCCGCATCAAAACTCCACGATAAAGTACTCATTATGCCACTGGACCCATTCTCACAGAAGAGCGTGCATAACACGCATCACAAAGGACTATCACCTTCACAccagaaaatattattattttcattccagaaaatagtaattaataattaataatggtgAGCCAAACTCATTCCCAAAATGTGATGGGTGATAAATTAttctgaaagaagaaaaattacaaaatttagagAATAATTGATTATTAAGTTGGTTGTATGACTaatttatcctattttttaatattaagagaataaatttatattttttcattttttaaaattaatttattaatatctcACACTTttgagaataaaattaattatttatcttaataaaaaaagaacaagtaaaaaactaaaaattaaaaaataaaatccagtGGCAGAAAGACTTGCACAGCACAGTAgtagtattttgtttttgttcataatatataaatagtgagagagagaaatttgaaGGGAAAATAGAAAGTTTAGAGCGACTCTTCTTGTTCTGCAAGTTTAATGGCGTGAGAGAGTGTGTAGAGTACACCTACGGTTCGGTTCGGTTCGGTTCCCAGAAACCGTATGAGAATGTTGAATCTTTGCATGCTTCACCAACTCCTCTCAAATTAAAACCCAATAACccagatagatagatagatgtaTGTGATcttgttgttttttctttttcaaatgctAATGCGATTGTGAGTCCCTTCATTTGATTGTTCAACAAAGTCCTCCACTACCCTACCCACACGACGTCGTCTCGTTCTTAATgggttaattttctttttccgtTCTGATTCTTCTGGGGCTCCACTGAGTGAGtgtgttagttttgtttttgttttgaaaaaatggCGAGAGAGACGATAGACAAAGTGAGAGACCATGGGGAACTGGAGGAGGAGCTAGAATTGTTGCTGGATGAGATCCCTCACGCCACATCACACAATCTCCTTCgccaccatcatcatcatcatcatcatcatcatggtgATGACGACGATGCCGTTTTCGTAACGAAACAGACACACCATGGTCACGCTCATGCTCATGGTATGTATTACGATGATGACTTCAAATCCCCTATGAGTGGGTTTTCTCTGCAATCTGACGGTTCTTCTTCGAGTTTGTTCTCGTCATCGCCTCCGCCTTTCGAGGACCTCAAATCCACCGTGGCTTCTAGAAGCTTCGATTCTAAGATCCCTGATTTCACTGTGAAGAAGCTCAATGAGTCTGAGAGGTTGGTTCATGAACTAGGCCTCTGCGCCGATTTCACTAAAATGCACATTGctgataataacaataataataataataatagacgCCATAATCAGAATGTGCTTCCGTTTCGTGATTTTGTCAATCATGTTGGCGGTGGCGGCGGTGGTGGGGACTGTAACGGTTTTGAGAAAGGGTTTAGTGATTCTGTGGGGTTTCATTCCCCTTTAACTACTAGGACAAGGAGTTCTATCACTCATGCTGCTGAAATTAACACAGCATTGCCAGGATTGACTCAGGACTATAAAATGCCTAATTTATTTGGATCGTCGCAGCAGCCGTGTGCCAGATGGTGTGAACGTGACGGTATGGTGGTCTCTCGATTGAATGGATTCAGTGCTGGTTCAGTGGTTTCTCCTAGGCACCGCCTGATGAACGACTACCATTGTAGGGGAGGAACCATGGTGCCGGAGCTTGTTGGTTCCTTGAGCTGGAATCCAGCGTTTGATGCTTCGCTTTATGCGCAGAAATATGGAATGAGTTTATTCGAAGAAAGGGGGGTGTCAAGATTGCCTAGCAATTCTTCTTTTTGTActaattttaagccttgtatgAGTGTTCAGGAGTTGCTGCAGTATGGCCTTTCTCAGCCTAATAATCCTAATGCAAGAAGTGTGCCACTTTCGAATGCTAGGACTAGGATCCCCCAAGGAAATCTAGATGCTATTACAAGTGAGGGGAGTTTCATTATACAAGGGGAAGGTTTAAATTATTTAGGGGTTAGTAGGGGTTCGGATCCTCTAAGGTGTCAGCGTGATGTGCAGCACAAAAGTGGCTTTGCTAAGCAGCAGCTACACAGGTCAGAGCTAGACATCCGACACCAGGTTTTAGGATATGAAAATCCTAGGAGTCCAAGGAACGCTTGCTCATTCCCTTTGCTACCCAAGTATAATTCCCTAGCAGAAGCTCGAGGGTTGATATATTTAATAGCCAAAGATCAGCATGGCTGTAGATTCCTGCAAAGAATATTTGACGAGGGTACACCGGAGGATGTTCAAGTGATATTTAATGAGATAATTGATCATGTTGCGGAACTTATGATGAATCCTTTTGGCAATTACCTAATGCAGAAGTTGTTGGATGTCTGTGATGAAAAACAGAGAATGCAGATCATACTCATGGTGACCGAGGAGCCagggcagcttgtcagaatttcGTTAAACATTCACGGGTAATCATGCGACTTATGCTAGTCTTGAAATATTATATCGAGTGTCTGAAGTTGAATTTGAcatcattgtttttattttctgtcaGCACTCGTGTGGTACAGAAGCTGATTGAGACTCTCAAAACTAGGCAGCAAATTTCATTAGTTGTAGCAGCTCTTGAACCAGGATTCTTGGCCCTCATCAAAGATCTTAATGGAAATCATGTGGTTCAGCACTGTTTACAATGCCTAAGCAATGAAGATAACAAAGtatgacttttatttttaagtatttattggTTTGGATAAATCTTGTACATGATGTAGTAATAAGTGAACAGAAATTGATCTGGTTAAATCATTGGTAGCTATGTGTTTTTGAGCTTTTGGATCAGTCCATGATAACTGATCATCTAGTGTGAAAAAACACTTTATTGTTTCCCCCGTTTCATTCTGTTCTCAAAAGTTTATCTTGCGTATTGCTTGATATGCAATGCTATATAATGATGTTCTTatgattgaaatttcaattttatcgcTCCTATggttaaattgaataaaattccaaagtgttttttttcttcttctttgggtATGTTACAAACTTCTTAGTCCTTTTTGAAAGGAAAGGCATCACAGGAAGCATTATGGTCATATGCTGTTCTGCTTGACTGGTAAATAGAACAGCTTG from Glycine soja cultivar W05 chromosome 8, ASM419377v2, whole genome shotgun sequence includes:
- the LOC114422192 gene encoding putative pumilio homolog 7, chloroplastic produces the protein MARETIDKVRDHGELEEELELLLDEIPHATSHNLLRHHHHHHHHHHGDDDDAVFVTKQTHHGHAHAHGMYYDDDFKSPMSGFSLQSDGSSSSLFSSSPPPFEDLKSTVASRSFDSKIPDFTVKKLNESERLVHELGLCADFTKMHIADNNNNNNNNRRHNQNVLPFRDFVNHVGGGGGGGDCNGFEKGFSDSVGFHSPLTTRTRSSITHAAEINTALPGLTQDYKMPNLFGSSQQPCARWCERDGMVVSRLNGFSAGSVVSPRHRLMNDYHCRGGTMVPELVGSLSWNPAFDASLYAQKYGMSLFEERGVSRLPSNSSFCTNFKPCMSVQELLQYGLSQPNNPNARSVPLSNARTRIPQGNLDAITSEGSFIIQGEGLNYLGVSRGSDPLRCQRDVQHKSGFAKQQLHRSELDIRHQVLGYENPRSPRNACSFPLLPKYNSLAEARGLIYLIAKDQHGCRFLQRIFDEGTPEDVQVIFNEIIDHVAELMMNPFGNYLMQKLLDVCDEKQRMQIILMVTEEPGQLVRISLNIHGTRVVQKLIETLKTRQQISLVVAALEPGFLALIKDLNGNHVVQHCLQCLSNEDNKFIFVAAAKYCVDIATHQHGCCVLQRCIGHSRGEHREKLVEEISANALLLAQDQFGNYVVQFILDLRIPSATATLSLQFERKYVHLSMQKFGSHVVEKCLAVFNDENQSRVIHELLSAPHFEQLLQDPHANYVIQSALRHSEGHVHNLLVEAIESHKAISRNSPYSKKIFSQKLLKK